In Dolichospermum flos-aquae CCAP 1403/13F, the following proteins share a genomic window:
- the plsY gene encoding glycerol-3-phosphate 1-O-acyltransferase PlsY, with amino-acid sequence MFLWLSLCGVVILLAYLFGSFPTGYLAGKLLKGIDIREVGSGSTGATNVLRTLGKLPGAFVLLIDALKGGLAINLCYALFSIATTQNLIPPIVNIEIWQPYLVTLAGLAALLGHSKSIFLGFTGGKSVASGVGILLAISWQVGLSTLGVFAVVIAISRIVSLSSIAGAVAVSILMVIFHQPLAYILLGFAGGLYVIIRHRTNIERLIAGTEPKIGQKAETPTEQTTY; translated from the coding sequence ATGTTTCTTTGGTTAAGTTTGTGTGGAGTGGTGATTTTATTAGCTTACCTTTTTGGTTCTTTTCCAACTGGATATCTGGCAGGTAAGCTATTAAAAGGAATTGATATTCGGGAAGTTGGTTCTGGTTCAACTGGTGCAACTAATGTTCTGAGAACTTTGGGAAAACTTCCCGGGGCATTTGTATTATTAATTGATGCTTTGAAAGGAGGATTAGCAATAAATTTATGTTACGCTTTATTTAGTATTGCTACTACTCAAAACTTAATTCCACCAATTGTCAATATCGAGATTTGGCAACCTTATTTAGTCACTTTAGCTGGTTTAGCTGCCCTTTTAGGACATAGTAAATCAATCTTTCTCGGCTTTACTGGTGGTAAATCTGTGGCTAGTGGTGTGGGAATTTTGTTAGCTATTAGTTGGCAGGTAGGATTATCAACATTAGGGGTTTTTGCGGTAGTAATTGCCATTTCGAGAATTGTGTCTTTAAGTTCTATTGCTGGGGCTGTAGCGGTTTCTATTTTAATGGTAATTTTTCATCAACCTTTAGCCTACATTCTTCTTGGTTTTGCTGGCGGCTTATATGTAATTATCCGTCACCGCACCAATATTGAGCGATTAATTGCGGGTACAGAACCAAAAATTGGACAAAAGGCAGAAACGCCAACAGAACAAACCACTTATTGA
- a CDS encoding GNAT family N-acetyltransferase: MELLQFKISTHRLLLQPISMEYKADIFREFTQEVTTYLSSKPSEKIQDTEIFINQSLLKMEKGEELVVVILKKDSQEFLGCSGIHKINSKYPRYGIWLKKSAYKQGYATETIAALKLWAEENLDYEYLRYDLDKANTASRRVAEKMGGKIGREYDLINESGKVLNLVEYKISKKQNSEFY, translated from the coding sequence ATGGAACTCCTCCAATTCAAGATATCTACACACCGTCTGTTATTACAGCCTATATCAATGGAATATAAGGCAGATATTTTTAGAGAATTTACTCAGGAAGTTACGACTTATTTATCTTCAAAACCATCGGAAAAAATTCAGGATACTGAAATTTTCATTAATCAATCTTTACTAAAAATGGAAAAAGGAGAAGAGTTAGTAGTTGTGATTTTAAAGAAAGATTCTCAAGAGTTTTTAGGATGTAGTGGGATACATAAAATTAATAGTAAATACCCCCGATATGGAATTTGGCTGAAAAAATCAGCATATAAACAAGGTTACGCCACGGAAACAATTGCAGCCCTGAAATTATGGGCTGAAGAAAACTTAGATTATGAATATCTTAGATATGATTTGGATAAAGCAAATACCGCCAGCCGTAGGGTTGCGGAAAAAATGGGAGGTAAAATTGGTAGAGAATATGATCTGATTAACGAGAGTGGTAAAGTCTTAAATCTAGTAGAATATAAAATTAGTAAAAAACAAAATTCTGAATTTTACTAA
- a CDS encoding histone deacetylase family protein, protein MLQVIYSDEFLDHKTGIYHPEKPERLTAIVNALKAANFAEEITWKIPTPVTSKPSLMSWIENVHSTTYINKVKDIAADGGGYLDGDTPISPRSYDVALLAVSAWLDGVDTVLDTANKAFVLARPPGHHAVSDTGMGFCLFSNAAIAAFYALQQPKIQRVAILDWDVHHGNGTEAIVETHSEIAYVSLHQYPAYPGTGKTSQQGSHNNVLNLPVPPGSDITVYQPLWERKILPFLTNFSPDLLIISAGYDANTNDPLASVNLQPEDFGLFTEYCLGITKKIMFGLEGGYDLPSLAESVIATIKPCIC, encoded by the coding sequence ATGTTACAAGTTATTTATTCTGACGAATTTTTAGATCACAAAACGGGAATCTACCACCCAGAAAAACCTGAACGGTTGACAGCAATAGTCAATGCTTTAAAAGCTGCAAATTTTGCCGAAGAAATCACATGGAAAATACCTACACCCGTAACATCAAAACCATCTTTAATGTCTTGGATAGAAAATGTTCATTCTACAACCTATATTAACAAAGTTAAAGATATCGCTGCTGACGGTGGTGGTTATTTAGACGGAGATACTCCCATTTCTCCCCGCAGTTATGATGTAGCATTATTGGCAGTTAGTGCTTGGTTAGATGGAGTAGATACAGTTCTTGATACAGCAAATAAAGCTTTTGTATTAGCGCGTCCACCTGGGCATCATGCGGTAAGTGATACAGGAATGGGATTTTGTTTATTTTCTAATGCTGCAATTGCAGCTTTTTACGCTTTGCAACAGCCTAAAATTCAGCGCGTTGCTATCCTAGATTGGGACGTACATCACGGAAATGGGACGGAAGCAATAGTAGAAACTCACTCAGAAATTGCTTATGTTTCTCTTCACCAGTATCCAGCTTATCCCGGTACTGGGAAAACTTCTCAACAAGGTTCACATAATAATGTCTTGAATTTACCTGTTCCCCCTGGTAGCGATATTACCGTCTATCAACCATTGTGGGAAAGAAAAATCTTACCCTTTTTAACTAATTTTTCGCCAGATTTACTGATTATTAGTGCTGGTTATGATGCTAATACGAATGATCCTTTAGCGAGTGTAAATTTGCAACCAGAAGATTTTGGTTTATTTACAGAATACTGTTTAGGTATAACCAAAAAAATTATGTTTGGTTTAGAAGGTGGTTATGATTTACCAAGTCTGGCTGAATCTGTAATTGCTACTATTAAACCTTGTATATGTTAG
- a CDS encoding heavy metal translocating P-type ATPase, giving the protein MNNLRLKLKGMSCASCANNIEQAILAVGGVIDCHVNFGAEQITINYEPKQTNLAKIQAAIVDAGYSSFQLETEGEDTAEAASKLAAERELILKLTTGIVISIILFFGSLPMMTGLHLPFVPKFFHNPWFQLVLTTPVEFWCGGSFFRHAWKSLKHRTATMDTLIALGTGTAYFYSLFVTLFPGMFISQGLEIHVYYEVAAMVVTLILLGRFFEHRAKGQTSEAIHKLMGMQAKIARVIRDDLEMDIPINQVIVNDLILVRPGEKIPVDGEVIDGNSTVDEAMVTGESVPVKKQPGDEVIGSTINKTGSFKFKATRVGKDTFLAQIVKLVQEAQGSKAPIQRLADQVTGWFVPAVIVIAILTFMIWFSITGNFTLAMMTMVGVLIIACPCALGLATPTSVMVGTGKGAENGILIKSAESLELAHKINIIVVDKTGTLTQGKPTVTDFITIKGTANGNELQLLKLAASVEHKSEHPLAEAVVKYTINQAVSLANVKNFAAIVGSGVQGIVYDQLVQVGTQRWFTELGIDTDVLEPHQTIWENEGKTVIWLAVNGKSEAIMAITDALKPSSLTAVKALQKLGLEVVMLTGDNQKTAQTIANQVGITQVFAQVRPDQKAAMIKSLQQKKVGNKIKIVAMVGDGINDAPALAQADVGIAMGTGTDVAIAASDITLISGDLQAIVTAIQLSRATINNIRQNLFFAFIYNIIGIPIAAGILYPFFGLLLNPIIAGAAMAFSSVSVVSNALRLRNFQPGVR; this is encoded by the coding sequence ATGAATAATCTTAGGCTTAAACTTAAAGGGATGAGTTGTGCTTCTTGCGCTAATAATATTGAACAGGCAATTTTAGCGGTTGGTGGAGTTATTGATTGTCATGTTAATTTTGGTGCAGAACAGATAACTATTAATTATGAACCTAAACAAACAAATTTAGCGAAAATTCAAGCTGCAATTGTAGATGCTGGTTATTCATCTTTTCAGTTAGAAACAGAAGGTGAAGATACAGCAGAAGCAGCGAGTAAATTAGCAGCAGAACGGGAACTCATTCTCAAGTTAACAACCGGGATTGTAATTAGTATTATTCTGTTTTTTGGTTCTTTACCAATGATGACGGGATTACATTTGCCTTTTGTTCCTAAATTTTTTCATAATCCTTGGTTCCAATTGGTATTAACAACACCTGTTGAGTTTTGGTGTGGTGGGTCTTTTTTCCGCCATGCTTGGAAGTCTTTGAAACACCGGACTGCAACGATGGATACTTTGATTGCTTTGGGGACAGGTACGGCTTATTTCTATTCTTTATTTGTGACACTTTTTCCAGGGATGTTTATTTCCCAAGGCTTAGAAATTCATGTTTATTATGAAGTTGCAGCAATGGTTGTTACTTTAATTTTGTTAGGGCGATTTTTTGAACATCGGGCTAAAGGACAAACTTCAGAAGCTATTCATAAATTAATGGGAATGCAGGCGAAAATAGCCAGGGTAATAAGAGATGATTTGGAAATGGATATTCCTATTAATCAAGTAATAGTTAATGATTTAATTTTAGTTCGTCCTGGTGAAAAAATTCCTGTAGATGGTGAAGTAATTGATGGTAATTCTACGGTAGATGAGGCCATGGTAACAGGTGAAAGTGTACCTGTGAAAAAACAACCAGGAGATGAGGTGATTGGATCAACAATTAATAAAACTGGTAGTTTTAAGTTTAAAGCCACGCGAGTTGGTAAAGATACTTTCTTAGCGCAAATTGTCAAGTTAGTCCAAGAAGCCCAAGGTTCAAAAGCACCAATTCAAAGGTTAGCAGATCAGGTAACTGGGTGGTTTGTGCCGGCTGTAATTGTGATAGCTATTCTTACTTTTATGATCTGGTTTAGTATTACAGGTAATTTCACCTTAGCAATGATGACAATGGTAGGGGTTTTAATTATTGCTTGTCCCTGTGCATTGGGTTTAGCTACTCCTACTTCTGTGATGGTAGGAACTGGTAAAGGTGCAGAAAATGGCATTTTAATTAAAAGTGCTGAAAGTTTAGAATTAGCACATAAAATAAATATTATTGTTGTTGATAAAACTGGAACTTTAACTCAAGGTAAACCCACAGTTACAGACTTTATAACTATCAAAGGTACAGCGAATGGGAATGAACTTCAATTATTAAAATTAGCTGCTAGTGTAGAACATAAGTCTGAACATCCTTTAGCGGAAGCAGTGGTGAAATATACGATTAATCAAGCTGTGAGTTTGGCTAATGTTAAGAATTTTGCAGCCATTGTTGGTAGTGGTGTTCAAGGAATTGTATATGATCAATTGGTACAAGTTGGCACACAACGCTGGTTTACAGAGTTAGGAATTGATACGGATGTTTTAGAACCACATCAAACAATTTGGGAAAATGAAGGAAAAACAGTCATTTGGTTGGCAGTAAATGGTAAATCAGAAGCTATTATGGCTATTACTGATGCTCTTAAACCTTCATCATTAACAGCAGTCAAGGCTTTGCAAAAGTTAGGTTTAGAAGTGGTAATGTTAACGGGAGATAATCAAAAAACTGCCCAAACTATTGCAAATCAAGTGGGGATTACTCAAGTTTTTGCCCAAGTGCGTCCAGACCAAAAAGCCGCAATGATTAAATCATTGCAACAAAAAAAAGTAGGAAATAAAATTAAAATTGTGGCTATGGTGGGAGATGGAATTAATGATGCACCAGCATTAGCACAAGCAGATGTAGGAATTGCCATGGGAACAGGAACAGATGTGGCAATTGCTGCTAGTGATATTACTTTAATTTCTGGAGATCTACAAGCCATTGTGACAGCTATTCAACTCAGTCGCGCTACCATTAATAATATCCGTCAAAATCTATTTTTTGCCTTTATTTACAATATCATTGGTATTCCCATTGCTGCGGGTATTCTCTATCCTTTCTTTGGTTTGTTACTGAACCCAATTATTGCCGGTGCAGCAATGGCATTTTCTTCCGTTTCTGTAGTTAGTAATGCTTTAAGATTGCGTAATTTTCAACCAGGAGTTAGGTAA
- a CDS encoding aromatic ring-hydroxylating oxygenase subunit alpha, whose product MNTNIDNLNSVRKPKIFNQSMSFVEGWYWVLPSQSLQIGEIKAVTIFGKDLVVYRGKDRRAVILDAYCPHMGTSLAEGKIEGNELRCVLHRWKFDAEGICVGIPNVDEPVSLKAKTWPAAEQYGMIWVWTGETPQQPLPFVLDWENQDFDFSLGSQFSIDCHPNVLLLQGIDTQQINLVNKLPLKMVLEKQELNQNAIIFSTITNINGKSFWLNLYRRFFNNSFNYSVCYWYGTTSIVSFTNDSTQLHIIFTTRLLPGGKTAGQTLFMCKKRQGILGKLINKLILKIGKKISDRLLKTNDKILETMQFDLKTPLKADLSIMQFINHLERQKPLTWESWLLVRSREREEEVREEREKREKWRDELVND is encoded by the coding sequence ATGAACACAAATATAGATAATCTTAACTCGGTTCGTAAACCTAAAATTTTCAACCAATCAATGAGTTTTGTTGAAGGTTGGTATTGGGTATTACCTTCTCAATCTTTGCAGATAGGTGAAATTAAAGCTGTGACAATTTTTGGGAAGGATTTAGTCGTATATCGTGGTAAAGATAGACGTGCAGTTATTTTAGATGCTTACTGTCCTCACATGGGTACGAGTTTAGCTGAAGGTAAAATTGAAGGTAATGAATTACGCTGTGTTTTACATCGGTGGAAATTTGATGCAGAAGGTATTTGTGTTGGTATTCCTAATGTAGATGAACCTGTATCTCTTAAAGCTAAAACTTGGCCAGCAGCAGAACAATATGGAATGATTTGGGTTTGGACAGGGGAAACTCCCCAGCAACCTTTACCTTTTGTTTTAGATTGGGAAAACCAAGATTTTGATTTTTCTCTCGGTTCGCAATTTAGTATTGATTGTCATCCCAATGTGTTACTTCTTCAGGGTATTGATACTCAACAAATTAATTTAGTTAATAAATTACCATTAAAAATGGTTTTGGAGAAACAAGAACTTAATCAAAATGCTATTATTTTTAGCACGATTACAAATATTAATGGAAAGTCATTTTGGCTAAATCTCTACCGGCGGTTTTTTAATAATTCTTTTAATTACAGTGTTTGCTATTGGTATGGGACAACAAGTATAGTTTCCTTTACTAATGACTCTACCCAGCTACATATAATATTTACAACTCGGTTATTACCAGGGGGAAAAACAGCAGGTCAAACCCTATTTATGTGCAAAAAACGTCAAGGTATTTTAGGAAAGTTAATTAATAAATTGATATTAAAGATAGGGAAAAAAATTAGCGATCGCTTACTCAAAACTAATGATAAAATTTTAGAAACCATGCAGTTTGATTTAAAAACTCCCCTCAAAGCAGATTTATCAATTATGCAATTTATTAACCATTTAGAACGACAAAAACCCCTGACATGGGAAAGTTGGCTATTAGTGCGGTCACGGGAACGGGAAGAAGAAGTGCGTGAAGAGAGAGAAAAACGTGAAAAATGGCGAGATGAATTAGTTAATGACTGA
- a CDS encoding succinate--CoA ligase subunit alpha, with protein MNLTTESKVLIQGFCEFISATHIAQMQAYGTNLVAGVNPGYGGKQIYNLPVFDLVEEVVAKFGQIDTTIICVQPYQVLDAALEAIASNIPQIIITTAGVPPLDMVQLLRKTEAGETLIIGPNSPGIIVPGKILLGTHEREFYIPGSVGIVSRSSTLTYEVAWELTKAGLGQSIGVSIGSDAIVGSSFLQWLQILDEDETTEAIVLIGQPGGESEEAAAQYITEAIDKPVVAYIAGRHAPTTQNWQETGTLASVIGRSANFGTAESKLAAFKSAKIPVADSPSQIPKLLKNILIPQSVTTK; from the coding sequence ATGAATTTAACAACAGAAAGTAAAGTTTTAATTCAGGGATTTTGTGAATTTATCTCAGCAACTCATATTGCTCAAATGCAGGCTTATGGCACAAATTTAGTAGCTGGTGTTAATCCTGGGTATGGTGGAAAACAAATATATAATCTACCAGTGTTTGATTTGGTAGAGGAGGTTGTGGCCAAATTTGGACAGATTGACACCACAATCATTTGTGTTCAACCTTATCAGGTTTTGGATGCAGCATTAGAAGCGATCGCCTCTAATATCCCCCAAATCATCATTACCACCGCTGGTGTCCCACCGCTGGATATGGTACAACTCCTTCGCAAAACAGAAGCTGGTGAGACTTTAATTATTGGCCCCAATAGTCCAGGAATTATCGTTCCTGGGAAAATTCTCCTGGGGACTCACGAACGCGAATTTTATATCCCTGGTTCTGTGGGAATTGTTAGCCGTAGCAGTACACTTACCTATGAAGTCGCTTGGGAATTAACAAAAGCGGGTTTGGGGCAATCAATTGGTGTTAGTATTGGTAGTGATGCGATTGTTGGTTCTTCATTCCTGCAATGGTTGCAAATTCTTGATGAAGATGAGACCACAGAAGCAATTGTTTTAATCGGACAACCTGGTGGAGAAAGCGAAGAAGCAGCAGCACAATATATTACAGAAGCAATTGATAAACCTGTAGTTGCCTATATTGCTGGTAGACACGCACCAACGACACAAAATTGGCAAGAAACAGGGACTTTAGCCAGTGTAATTGGACGTTCTGCGAATTTTGGTACAGCAGAAAGTAAATTGGCTGCTTTTAAATCTGCAAAAATTCCTGTCGCTGATAGTCCCTCTCAAATTCCTAAATTGCTGAAAAATATTCTCATTCCCCAAAGTGTAACCACTAAATAA